The sequence GCAATATGAATGTGAATGAGGTAGTGGCCAACCGTGCACATGTCATCAACGGCGGAGAACTTGGCCAGGGCGAAATGCCCCTGAAGGCCAACGACGATGTGAACAAATCGCAGTCGTCCAATGATACTTTTCCAACCGGTATGCACATTGCATGCTACAAGATGATTCTGGAGACCACCATTCCGGGAGTTGAGCAATTGCGCGATACGCTGAAGGCCAAGTCGGAGGAGCTGCGCGATGTGGTGAAAATTGGTCGTACGCACCTGATGGATGCTACCCCGCTTACGCTCGGTCAGGAATTTTCGGGTTACCTGTCACAGCTCAACCATGGTTTGAAAGCCCTGAAAAACACCTTACCGCACCTGTCGGAGTTGGCACTGGGCGGAACGGCGGTGGGCACGGGCATCAACACCCCTGCGGGCTATGCTGAACTGGTGGCAAAGAAAATCGCTGAATTCACCGGCCTGCCCTTTATTACGGCCGAGAATAAATTTGAGGCTCTGGCTGCCCATGATGCGATGGTAGAGACCCATGGCGCCTTGAAGCAACTGGCGGTTTCACTCAATAAAATTGCTAATGATATCCGTCTTTTGGCCAGCGGACCGCGTTCGGGTATCGGTGAGCTGATCATCCCCGCCAATGAACCGGGCTCATCCATTATGCCGGGTAAAGTGAATCCAACCCAGTGCGAAGCCCTGACCATGGTGTGTGCGCAGGTCATTGGCAATGATGTGGCGGTGAGTGTAGGCGGTACGCAGGGGCATTTTGAGTTGAATGTGTTTAAACCGATGATTGCCCGGAATGTGCTGGAGTCGGCAAGGTTGATTGGAGATGCTTGTGTGTCGTTTGAACAGCACTGCGCTTCGGGCATTGAGCCCAACCAGCAGCGGATAGACGAGTTGCTCAACAATTCGCTGATGCTCGTTACCGCCCTCAACACCAAAATTGGATACTACAAGGCGGCGGAGATTGCCAACAAGGCGCACACGGAGGGAACCACCCTGAAGGCAGCTGCATTGGCACTGGGCTATGTAACGGAAGCCGAGTACGACGAGTGGGTAGATCCGCGCAAGATGATTGGCACCAACGTTTAGGCTTTCTTTCCAGATTTTACCGGTAATCCCAGCCAATGGCCAAAGTTGCGCCAAAGGCTGAGCATGGCGGCAATTGCGAAGAAAACACCGGTTAGAATATCGGTGGTGGATGAGCTCCACCAATCCATACCCATGCGTATAAGAAGGAAATGGATGTACGACGAGGCGTCCACCACCAGACCCAGTTCCCGTCGCACATCATAGTGCCAGTCGGTGAGAAAGCAATAGCCCCAGCCGTAGAATGCACCGAGCAAAAACCACGAACCTGCCGTGAGCAGGATACAAGCCAGGTGCCAACGGCGCAGCCTGTAGGACATCCACCCCGTGAGGTTAAACACGATGACGATACCGTGAAACACAAAAAAGAACACGTTGAGAAAAGCGTACCAGGCCATGGCGGAGGTTTAGATCCGCTAAGTTAAGGGGCTTAGATGAAAGCGTCGCCTTTGTTGAGCTTCAGCTCGTTTACAATGTGCTTGATTTTTTGCTCTTCGCTCAGCGGACATACCATCAGCACATCGCCTGTGTCAATCACAATATGGTTCTCAAGCCCTTGTAAAACAATCAGTTTGTTGGTTGGCGCCTTAATCAGGTTGCCTGCTGAGTCGAGCAACATGAGTTTGCCACCCAGTGAGCCGTTGCCGCGGTCGTCTTTTTTCAGGTGGGTGTAAAGCGAGCCCCAGGTGCCTAGATCGCTCCAGCCAAAATCGCTGAGTACCACGTTTACATTTTCGGCTTTTTCGAGCACGCCGTAATCAATGGAGATGTTTTCGCAAACCGTGTAGATTTTTTCCAAACGAGCGCCCTCATCATCGGTGTTGATGGCGGGTGCAGCTTCACTGAACAATTCACTCAGTTCGTTCAAGTGTGTGTGCATGGCTTCCTGTATGGCACTCAGGCTCCAGATAAAAATGCCTGAATTCCAGTAAAAGTCACCACTTTTCAAAAATTGTTTGGCGATGTCCAGGTCGGGTTTTTCAGTAAAGGTTTTCACCTTGCGCACGCGGTTGTCGGGGTGGGCATCTTCGTCAATAAACTGAATGTATCCGTAGCCAGTGTCGGGTCTTGATGGTTTGATGCCCAGTGTGATGAGATTATTTTTGTTGGCGCAAAAATCAAGGGCCAGCAATATGGTTTCAGTAAAATCTTCCTCGCGGGTGATGAGGTGATCCGACGGAGCTACCACGACGCGGGCTTCGGGGTTTCTTGCAGCAATTTTCAGGTTGGCATAGGCAATGCAGGGAGCGGTGTTTCGCCGCATAGGCTCAAGAATGAGTTGTTCTTTTCGCAGCTCTGGGAGTTGCTCCTGCACCAGGTCAGCATACTCGCGATTGGTAACCACCATGATGTTTTCGGGTGGGCACACACGCAAAAAGCGCTGGTAGGTCATTTGGATCAGGGTTTGGCCGAGCCCCAGGATGTCGAGAAACTGTTTCGGGAAAGCCGTGCGGCTCATGGGCCAGAACCTGCTGCCGATTCCGCCGGCCATGATGACGCAGTAATTGTTGGGGTGCACCTGCTTATTATGGGTTTTCATGTGTTAAGGGGGTACAGTTGGAGTAGTGTGATGTGTAAGGATTCTACCAATTGTTGACGGGTGCGCAAAGGTATAAAGAATTGGCCCATTATCCGTGCAATGGAACCACCTCTGCAATGCCGCTTATCAGGTAAAAACGCTGGTTTTGCATATCGAGACAGCGGTATCGCTTTCGCAGCAGGGCTCCTTTTTCAAAAACGCGGTTGCCGTTGATTACAAAGCGGCTTTTCTCCGGGAGTTCCTCCAAAAGCACGGCCGGTTGCTCATCGTAATTGCGCAGCGCCCGCATCAGGTCGTGGTCTGCGCAACCCGATGCTGCCGGGCTTTGCAGGTGTCGCTGAACTGCGCGGGCAACATCTTCCGGAAAAATGTTCTTCTCCAGGGCCTCGCTCAATAATTCTCCAAAAATGGATTTCCACTCCTGGCCATGCGGGGCTATTTTTCGCCCGAAAGATTCGTAAGCGATAAGATGGGCAAACTCGTGCAGCGTTGTGATGTAGAAGGCGTAAGGGTTGAGGTTGCCGTTTACCGAGATGCGATGGCCATACCCTCCCTGCGGCGCGCGGTAATCGCCGTAACGGCTTGATCTTGGTCGGGAAATTCTGAATCGAACTTTGTAGTTGATAATCAGGTGGGCCAGCATGGGCGCTGCATGCTGCGGTACAAAAGGCGCCAGTTTTTGCGCCAGTTGCTGGCTTTTATCCGCGCTCATCGCTTTGCGGTTGAGTGCCTTCAGGTAGTTGTACCACTTTGGGGCAGTTGCATTTTTTGCGTTTTTGGGCCGCGCAGCCGTACGATGCCGCCATGGTGAGGGCCATTAAAAGAAGCACAAAAATCCTTTGCATGAAACAAAGATGGGCAGAAATCCTGAGACATCCCCGCTGTGCTGTGAAAAAATCAAAAGCTCTTTTGTAAAGGTATTCGAGCGAAGATGGTACTTTTATCGGGTCTTAAAAAAAGCCTTTTGCTACGACTGTTTCATCACATAGGAGAGTATTTTTTGATGGTAGTAGGGGTTTTCAGCAAACCCGAAAAGCTGCGTATATACTTGCAGCGCACGGTGGTGGAGATTGATAAAATCGGTATTTCATCACTGGGAATCGTGGCTCTAATGTCGCTCTTCATGGGTGCGGTTATTGCGCTGCAAACGGCCAGCAACATAGAAAGCCCTCTCATTCCGAGCTATACAGTGGGTTTTACCACACGGCAATCGGTCATTCTTGAGTTTTCGCCCACCATTATCTGCTTGATTCTGGCCGGAAAGGTGGGTAGCAACATCGCGTCTGAACTGGGTACCATGCGCATCAGCGAGCAGATAGATGCCCTCGACATCATGGGAATCAACTCGCGTGCGTACCTCATTGCCCCCAAAATTTTGGGCAGTATTTTCATCTTTCCATTCCTCATCGTAATCAGTATGTTCCTCGGTATTTTCGGTGGCTGGCTGGTATGCTCCCTGACCGGAATTATAGCTTCTCCCGACTTTGTTGAAGGGATTCTCCTTGATTTCAGGATGTTTCACGTGGTGTATGCGCTCATAAAAACGGTGCTTTTTGCGTTTATCATCACGTCCGTTTCCTCGTACCACGGCTATCATACGCGCGGAGGGGCCATTGCTGTTGGGCGGTCGAGCACCATGGCGGTGGTGTACAGCTCCATCCTGATTCTGATTGTGAATTACATCGTTACCCAAATTCTGTTGATTTGATTGAAGTTGAACATCTTTCGAAGTCGTTTGGCGATAACCACGTGCTCCAGGATATCAATTTCACTTTTGAGCCGGAAAAAGTGAACCTTATTATCGGGCAAAGTGGTTCGGGAAAATCGGTGCTTACCAAGTGCATGGTGGGCTTGCACCAACCCGATGAAGGTGAGGTGCGATTCAACGGACGAGCCATGGCCAAAATCAGCAACCAGGAGCGCACCGAAGTAAGAAAGGAAATAGGAATGCTATTTCAGGCAAGTGCATTGTTTGATTCGCTTACCGTGGAGGAGAATGTGATGTTCCCGTTGCAGATGTTCACCCAAATGAGCAAGGAGGAGATGCTCGACAGGGTGAATTTTTGCCTGAAGCGGGTGAATCTCGAAAACATCAATCACCTGTATCCGTCAGAAACCAGCGGTGGGATGCAAAAGCGTATCGGAATAGCCCGCGCCATTGCCATGAACCCGCGCTACCTCTTTTGCGACGAGCCCAACTCAGGCCTCGACCCCAAAACAGCTATCGTTATTGACAACCTCATTCACGAAATTACACACGAATTCGGAATGACATCGGTAGTCATTACCCACGATATGAACTCGGTGATGGAGATTGGCGAGAACATCATCTTTTTGTACAATGGGCAGTTGTGGTGGAAGGGTTCCAAGGAGGATATCCTGGCAACCGACA comes from Cryomorphaceae bacterium and encodes:
- the fumC gene encoding class II fumarate hydratase; protein product: MKYRIEKDTIGPVEVPADKYWGAQTERSRNNFKIGPSASMPLEIVYGFAYLKKAAAHANCELGVLEVKKRDLISAVCDEILTGKLDDQFPLVVWQTGSGTQSNMNVNEVVANRAHVINGGELGQGEMPLKANDDVNKSQSSNDTFPTGMHIACYKMILETTIPGVEQLRDTLKAKSEELRDVVKIGRTHLMDATPLTLGQEFSGYLSQLNHGLKALKNTLPHLSELALGGTAVGTGINTPAGYAELVAKKIAEFTGLPFITAENKFEALAAHDAMVETHGALKQLAVSLNKIANDIRLLASGPRSGIGELIIPANEPGSSIMPGKVNPTQCEALTMVCAQVIGNDVAVSVGGTQGHFELNVFKPMIARNVLESARLIGDACVSFEQHCASGIEPNQQRIDELLNNSLMLVTALNTKIGYYKAAEIANKAHTEGTTLKAAALALGYVTEAEYDEWVDPRKMIGTNV
- a CDS encoding DUF2784 family protein gives rise to the protein MAWYAFLNVFFFVFHGIVIVFNLTGWMSYRLRRWHLACILLTAGSWFLLGAFYGWGYCFLTDWHYDVRRELGLVVDASSYIHFLLIRMGMDWWSSSTTDILTGVFFAIAAMLSLWRNFGHWLGLPVKSGKKA
- a CDS encoding mannose-1-phosphate guanylyltransferase; translated protein: MHPNNYCVIMAGGIGSRFWPMSRTAFPKQFLDILGLGQTLIQMTYQRFLRVCPPENIMVVTNREYADLVQEQLPELRKEQLILEPMRRNTAPCIAYANLKIAARNPEARVVVAPSDHLITREEDFTETILLALDFCANKNNLITLGIKPSRPDTGYGYIQFIDEDAHPDNRVRKVKTFTEKPDLDIAKQFLKSGDFYWNSGIFIWSLSAIQEAMHTHLNELSELFSEAAPAINTDDEGARLEKIYTVCENISIDYGVLEKAENVNVVLSDFGWSDLGTWGSLYTHLKKDDRGNGSLGGKLMLLDSAGNLIKAPTNKLIVLQGLENHIVIDTGDVLMVCPLSEEQKIKHIVNELKLNKGDAFI
- a CDS encoding sprT domain-containing protein — its product is MLAHLIINYKVRFRISRPRSSRYGDYRAPQGGYGHRISVNGNLNPYAFYITTLHEFAHLIAYESFGRKIAPHGQEWKSIFGELLSEALEKNIFPEDVARAVQRHLQSPAASGCADHDLMRALRNYDEQPAVLLEELPEKSRFVINGNRVFEKGALLRKRYRCLDMQNQRFYLISGIAEVVPLHG
- a CDS encoding ABC transporter permease codes for the protein MLRLFHHIGEYFLMVVGVFSKPEKLRIYLQRTVVEIDKIGISSLGIVALMSLFMGAVIALQTASNIESPLIPSYTVGFTTRQSVILEFSPTIICLILAGKVGSNIASELGTMRISEQIDALDIMGINSRAYLIAPKILGSIFIFPFLIVISMFLGIFGGWLVCSLTGIIASPDFVEGILLDFRMFHVVYALIKTVLFAFIITSVSSYHGYHTRGGAIAVGRSSTMAVVYSSILILIVNYIVTQILLI
- a CDS encoding ABC transporter ATP-binding protein, which translates into the protein MIEVEHLSKSFGDNHVLQDINFTFEPEKVNLIIGQSGSGKSVLTKCMVGLHQPDEGEVRFNGRAMAKISNQERTEVRKEIGMLFQASALFDSLTVEENVMFPLQMFTQMSKEEMLDRVNFCLKRVNLENINHLYPSETSGGMQKRIGIARAIAMNPRYLFCDEPNSGLDPKTAIVIDNLIHEITHEFGMTSVVITHDMNSVMEIGENIIFLYNGQLWWKGSKEDILATDNPEINAFVYASKFMQSIKEVHQKGL